Part of the Maridesulfovibrio sp. genome, CCGCCAAAACGGCTCAAGCTATTAGGAGATCGCTTTAAATCAGCAACAGGCTGACCATCTCCGGCAAGCTCAGCCACATAATTCTCGAACAGTTCACGCACAGAGCCGGACTGAGCGGTAACCATCCCAATACGGCCAGCCTGTAAAGCCTGTTCAGCCTTAGGACCAAAAGTGCCAGAAATCACGACATTCACACTTTGGTCAGCCAGCAGCTGCGCGGTTTGAATCCCGGCTCCACCAGCAACCTGTACATTGGAGGAATTATCCACAAAACGGCTTTCACCTGTTTCGCTATTAAAAATTACAAAACCTGCAGCCCTACCGAAACGGGGTTCAAACGGTCCATCCAAATTTGAATTATTTGCACTTACAGCGATAAGCATAATGCCTCCTGTTCTGAAATTAATTATTCTTTTCATTTAATTTTGCATAAAGGAGGCCAACATAATCAATACAATAAATACAGCTAATTATTAGTCACCTGGCTAACACAGCTCAACATTATTGGCGCAAAACGAGCCTGAATCATCATTATGGGATAATTATGAGCACTGTATTTCAATCCAAACATCTCGCTGTAGCCGATAGAGAAAATGTTCGCGTAAAGAACTACCAGCAGGAACTGACGGATGCTCAAAAGTTTCACTTTCACGTCGCATACCAAGTCTTTTCATTACTGCTTGTGACGCTTTATTTTGCGTGGCAGTGAAGGAAACAATCTCATCCAGATCAAGCTTTATGAATCCGTATTCCAAGGCAAATCTCGCCGCTTCAGTAGCATAACCATGTCCCCAAAACTGTTTATCCAGACGCCAGCCAATCTCAACACACGGCGAAAAAGGCAGTTTTGCAATTGGAATATGTAAACCGACAAAACCTATAAAGGACGAAACATCCGGTATTTCAACTGCCCAGAAGCCCCATCCCCGCTTATCAATCAATCCGCTTATCACGTCAGCATTAGCATTACTTTCCATTTCCGAAAGCGGTGCAGGGAAATATTTCATCACTTCCTGATCCGCATTAATGCGAGCAAAAGGAGCATAATCACGGGGTTTCCATCCACGTAGAACAAGTCGTTCGGTTTTAAACTTAATCATAATAAAAATGGTACAATAGAACTAAGCAGTTTGTAAATTTGGTCAATGCGAACA contains:
- a CDS encoding GNAT family N-acetyltransferase, with translation MIKFKTERLVLRGWKPRDYAPFARINADQEVMKYFPAPLSEMESNANADVISGLIDKRGWGFWAVEIPDVSSFIGFVGLHIPIAKLPFSPCVEIGWRLDKQFWGHGYATEAARFALEYGFIKLDLDEIVSFTATQNKASQAVMKRLGMRRESETFEHPSVPAGSSLREHFLYRLQRDVWIEIQCS
- a CDS encoding NifB/NifX family molybdenum-iron cluster-binding protein; translated protein: MLIAVSANNSNLDGPFEPRFGRAAGFVIFNSETGESRFVDNSSNVQVAGGAGIQTAQLLADQSVNVVISGTFGPKAEQALQAGRIGMVTAQSGSVRELFENYVAELAGDGQPVADLKRSPNSLSRFGGGCRRMGGTGRGMGGGGRGMGGGGRGMGGGQY